Part of the Coregonus clupeaformis isolate EN_2021a chromosome 31, ASM2061545v1, whole genome shotgun sequence genome, tactctgagttgtccttatgttaggtcctgatctggctatgccatatggctgtgggctacactagctcatttagcagacaagatttgcctGGAATTCCATGggattattttatagtattttatagcaTGAAGAATACAATTTAACAAAGCTGaaaaaaatagaaaggatattttctccaaacaatttgaGGGAGTGCATTGTGTTCTGCttagttttttgcgcaggctgtacacacttcatcagcctctcattcacaatttgacaagcacttgataatgcatTGCATTTCCCAgaggcatcccctttgtgtggctgtaatgccccctaaaaaaatccagcattttgcagccagtggccgttatgcccttgggctgaatataatcattttaattcccttctccctgcgtgctgcgtgctccgaagcacctctcactcacatggctacaagtgaagacagacacatcggggatgcaactgcgcgcgtccttatcaaattccgaggcgcatattgaagatattggaagaactgtcgacatttacttttcgtcagccaacaagatgagtaggcctaacgaacagcaaaagcactagcctatgtcaatctactatcccctatagtacaaaagttgacctattctattctgtgcgagaaataaatattccaaacatagtctgggacagctGTGGGATGCgttagatcccaaattaatacaacctctagcatcaaaaaacatgttttacgcaatgaggctgatgcaacaggtcagaacgtttagcttaaaatgttgataaactattaggctatttcttcacattatgaAGGCAGCTATGCACACACTGCAGTAGGCTATTAGCGGGAATGTTccactaaacggtcacgtggaatttgactgccttcatgactcttgaccgctggtgtggcggtaatacggtcaccgtaacagccctagtcagAACTCTGTATTCTCCTAATGCTGAAGATGTGGGTCGTCTACTTAACCAGATTGAAGAGGAGTGGCTACAGCAGCTGTTACACCAAGGTGGCTCTGCCTCTGTTTGAGAACGGGACCATCGTAGAGCAGCCTCTGGACCTGTGGAGGCTAACACAGCGATACACCTCCACTGCACTGAATGTCATACACACAGCCAGGTAAAATATGCCCATAAAAACCTAAATGTGACAGGAAAAAAGATACAGCTATTTAATAGACCACAACCCTCATATACAGTACTGTAACTTGGGTTGCTGCTGTTGATATAGCCTACATACTCAGTGAGACAGTTGTATGTTGGTAATGGTGTGATATGTTTACAGGTTAGTGCAAAGGGAACATATTTCTGAACGAATGTAGCCCCGATTGTTAGAACAGAAATGTCAACATGTTTTTGTTGGTGCACGTGCTGTTTATTTTCAGAACCCCATTTCACAATCTGTCCGTGCCAACATTCTGATTCCAAAAGCAAAGATGGTGTTCCATTCTCTCATGTCAGAGCATAGCTGCCTAGACAGTAAGACATGTGTGTTAAGAGGGGGTTATTTGGGCTGAACCATATACTGTAAGTCTGACCCTCTCTCATTTTATATCACACCTGTTTGAAGTGCCCATCGCTTACAGTATCAGGTCTCGTGACGGCTTAATACACTCTCACTCTGCCAAAGAGAAGAGCATGCCCTTTCTCTAGCAAGTAAAGTGGCTATCTATAGGCATATACAGTAGCCTACGATACTCGTAGCTCAAATATACCTTTCTTCTCAGTGCACAAATGTttaaatatgtttattttatgTTATCAATATCATGATGTCATGTTTCTTTATAGGGAACGGGGACAACCTTTTCTGCTCTATGTAGCTCTGGCACACATGCACGTCCCCCTTTTCCCTCCGTCCCACGCCCCCCTACCCCCTGCCCCTCACCCCTCAGAGGGAGGTGTGTACACTGCCAGTCTGCGGGAGATGGACGGTCTGGTGGGGGCAATAAAGAATGCCTCTGATGCCTTAGACAAGGAGAACACTCTGATCTGGTTCACTGGTGAGTGATCACTGACTACCAGCGATCATGTTTCCATTTGGATCATTGAACATCACTGTATTTTTCATGTGTTTTTCTCCAGGTGATAATGGACCCTGGGAGCAAAAGTGCCAGTATGCAGGAAGTGTGGGTCCATTCCAGGGGAAGTGGCAGACCAGCAGAGGTAAGTACTTCCTGGGTCAGCACTGAAATAATTGATTAACCTTATTGATATTGACATCAATGGTCCATGTATCGGTCTGTTACCTGTCTGTCAGGTGGGGGCTCTGCCAAGCGGACCACTTGGGAGGGGGGGCACAGGGTACCCACAGTGTGCTACTGGCCTGGCAGAGTACCAGCCAACAGCACCAGCTCTGCCCTGCTCAGGTATGGTCATTACAGTACAGATATATCTGAAGCTACACCCAGCTCTGATACAAAACACAGGTGTACATTATATTAAAATAACTGCTAAGGTATATTTACCAAGATAGATGGATGAATATGTTACACTTTTGTGTTATTCGTGCAAACTTGACCCCCTCTTtcttctcatctccctccctctcccctctccattctccCAGTGGTCTGGATATCttccccaccctcctctccctgGCTGGAGTGAACCCCCCATCAGACAGACGCTATGACGGTATCGACGCCACAGACGTCCTCCTACACGGCAAAGAAACAGGAAATGAGGTATGACCCACTGAGCTAGTCATAACACAATTGTAGTGTTGTAGAACTTCTCTGAAACAGGAATATGATCAGATGGATTTCTGTAACGAATCTCTCTCATCTGTCTTCCTCTCCCTACCTGCAGTTCCTCTTCCACCCCAACAGTGGCGCTGCAGGGAAGTATGGGGACCTGCAGACTGTCAGACTGGGGCGCCACAAGGCCTTCTACATCACGGGTAAAACAGCCGCTAAATTAACGCCTAAAAGGGATCTGGATAAACTCCATTGGTATGCTTGGTCAGGTGTAGTGAGTGACTGACTGAGATTTGATTGGTCTACTGTAGTATTGATAGTTTAGTGAAATAGTAGTATTgatagtttagtttagtttactgTAGTATATGTTGCCCCTACAGGTGCGGCTGAGGCATGTGGGGGGTCTACAGGGAGGCAGGAGCTCCACGACCCCCCTCTGATATTTGACCTGTCTGAGGACGAGGGCGAGGAGACAGCCCTGGACCCGACCACAGAGGAGTACAGGGAGGTGGATGAGAGGGTGAGGAAGTGGAGGGAGGCGCTGCTCTATGACATTGCCACTGACCAATCAGTGTCCACGGCCGACTACGCCACGGACCAATCAGCAACCCCCTGCTGTGACCCCCGACACACAGCCTGCCGCTGCCACACCCCGGgctgaggagacacacacacacattcagtgtTACACACAGTTTGTCGCTGCTACACTGACATtcacagaaagaaagacagactgatacgcagacacacacacactttagttTTGGTCCAATAATTGTTTGCTcttggagatgtgtgtgtgcccATTGGAATGTAGAAATCACAGACCTGTAGCCTACATCTGGGTTCATGTAAACAACCCCAGAGACCAACCAGAAACATCTGCCAGAGTGAAGAAGAAAAGCAAATAGTAGAACTAGCACCAGCCTGTTGTGAGGAGGCTGGACTGTGCGTCATTCTGGAGGTCAGTACTGAGAATTGACTGAGACACTTTGCTCATTGCTGCTCTGAGGGGAAACATGGGAAGACAGCTGCTGTTGTGTAACAAGGTCAATTCGCCGTATTATTACCAATATTAACAGTGTTTTCCTGTACACAGGCTTTTTGTACAGTAATACCACTGAGGCTTCTGGGTTGCTCTAGCACTCTCTGGTGGGGAGTATATGACAATGCAATAAGTAGGATGAAGTTGCCAATACACTGATCTAAGACCAGTTTAGTTTGTCCCACGAATAGCTAGGTTAAATTTGACAAAACAAAGAGCTTTCTTCCAAGGTTAACTTCACTTTAACCGAATATATTTCAATGAGATGAAACGCAGGAGACTAGTTTGATTCACATTCTGTTTCACTTGTGGCTTAAAATCTTCTAAATCAAAATCAAAACTGCCAAAGAACATTTTTGTTCTTAAAGTGCCACCTTTTGGCAAATCAGTCACAGGATCGTAACAGTAGGCGTACTGTTTACATACtatatataaatgtatatgtaCACATTATACACAAACAATAAAAATCCACTTTCTGCCAAaaccacttacagtgagggaaaaaagtatttgatcccctgctgattttgtacatttgtccactgacaaagaaatgatcagtctataattttaatggtaggtttatttgaacagtgagagacagaataacaacaacaaaaatccagaaaaacgcatgtcaaaaatgttataaattgatttgcattttaatgacggaaataagtatttgacccctctgcaaaacatgacttagtacttggtggcaaaacccttgttggcaatcacagaggtcagaagtttcttgtagttggccaccaggtttgcacacatctcaggagggattttgtcccactcctctttgcagatcttctccaagtcattaaggtttcgaggctggcgtttggcaactcgaaccttcagctccctccacagattttctatgggattaaggtctggagactggctaggccactccaggaccttaatgtgcttcttcttgagccactcctttgttgccttggccgtgtgttttgggtcattgtcgtgctggaatacccatccacgacccattttcaatgccctggctgagggaaggaggttctcacccaagatttgacggtacatgggcccgtccatcgtccctttgatgcggtgaagttgtcctgtccccttagcagaaaaacacccccaaagcataatgtttccacctccatgtttgacggtggggatggtgttcttggggtcataggcagcattcctcctcctccaaacacggcgagttgagttgatgccaaagagctccattttggtctcatctgaccacaacactttcacccagttctcctctgaatcattcagatgttcattggcaaacttcagacgggcatatatatgtgctttcttgagcagggggaccttgcgggtgctgcaggatttcagtccttcacggcgtagtgtgttaccaattgttttcttggtgactatggtcccagctgccttgagatcattgacaagatcctcccgtgtagttctgggctgattcctcaccgttctcatgatcattgcaactccacgaggtgagatcttgcatggagccccaggccgagggaga contains:
- the LOC121547537 gene encoding arylsulfatase G — its product is MAGSVFLLLLYGTLLCGLLFHTLSQNEDGDRTRTRRPNFIIILADDIGWGDLGANQQAGQRSSQTPHLDLMAQQGMRLTDFHSPASTCSPSRAALLTGRHGLRNGVTHNFAVGSMGGLPLSETTLAEILHQDGYYTAMIGKWHLGHNGPYSPTNRGFDYYLGIPYSNDMGCTDLPGYDLPSCPPCDPGPQILHNRLKRSGYSSCYTKVALPLFENGTIVEQPLDLWRLTQRYTSTALNVIHTARERGQPFLLYVALAHMHVPLFPPSHAPLPPAPHPSEGGVYTASLREMDGLVGAIKNASDALDKENTLIWFTGDNGPWEQKCQYAGSVGPFQGKWQTSRGGGSAKRTTWEGGHRVPTVCYWPGRVPANSTSSALLSGLDIFPTLLSLAGVNPPSDRRYDGIDATDVLLHGKETGNEFLFHPNSGAAGKYGDLQTVRLGRHKAFYITGAAEACGGSTGRQELHDPPLIFDLSEDEGEETALDPTTEEYREVDERVRKWREALLYDIATDQSVSTADYATDQSATPCCDPRHTACRCHTPG